From one Erythrobacter sp. HKB08 genomic stretch:
- a CDS encoding Flp family type IVb pilin: MFARLVSDENGATAIEYGLLVALLAIAMIVALQSTGTELATTMTTVDTTLAGSNTV; the protein is encoded by the coding sequence ATGTTTGCACGGCTCGTCAGTGACGAGAATGGCGCTACCGCCATCGAGTACGGCCTTCTGGTCGCGCTACTTGCTATCGCGATGATTGTCGCGTTGCAGAGCACTGGCACAGAGCTGGCGACGACCATGACCACGGTCGACACCACTCTGGCCGGAAGCAACACGGTCTGA
- a CDS encoding HNH endonuclease, which translates to MTFGVFMHKDGSIYDDIPEAHYQFPKSYLSRAQQMVGDWIVYREPVKIPNSKGFFAVAKVERIIPDPEVSDRYRAIIEQGSYLPFEPTVPHIVNGEQVERGVLNEEGKVSGRAQAAVRPLSPSDFARIISHGLPDEDFLPRSDDELVEDNRVREHQSPFEIERPIVQSLVSKPFRDRAFRRAVMHAYDGRCAVTGWKLVNGGGRLEAQAAHIRPVEHGGPDSVRNGLALSGTAHWMFDRGLIGFKDDLEIIVHRKVNDREGVEAIINPTGKLKAPEIESYKPHPKFLSWHREFHGFDA; encoded by the coding sequence ATGACTTTCGGCGTTTTCATGCACAAGGATGGGTCGATCTACGACGACATTCCCGAGGCGCACTACCAGTTTCCGAAGAGTTATCTTAGCCGCGCTCAGCAAATGGTCGGCGACTGGATTGTCTATCGCGAGCCGGTCAAGATTCCGAACTCCAAGGGCTTCTTCGCCGTGGCGAAAGTTGAGCGGATTATCCCTGATCCGGAAGTCTCAGATCGCTACCGTGCAATCATCGAGCAGGGCAGCTATCTGCCTTTCGAGCCGACCGTGCCTCACATCGTGAATGGCGAGCAGGTTGAGCGTGGCGTGCTCAATGAGGAAGGCAAAGTATCCGGCCGCGCCCAAGCCGCTGTACGCCCACTTTCCCCTTCAGACTTCGCCCGTATCATTTCGCACGGCTTGCCGGATGAGGACTTTCTGCCTCGTAGCGATGACGAATTAGTCGAGGACAACCGTGTCCGCGAGCATCAGAGCCCGTTCGAAATCGAGCGGCCCATCGTCCAGTCGCTCGTTTCCAAGCCCTTCCGCGACCGCGCCTTCCGTCGTGCTGTGATGCACGCCTATGACGGCCGCTGCGCGGTAACAGGCTGGAAGCTGGTCAATGGCGGTGGCCGCCTAGAAGCGCAGGCTGCACATATCCGGCCAGTCGAACACGGCGGGCCTGACAGCGTGCGAAATGGCCTTGCTCTCTCAGGAACCGCGCATTGGATGTTCGACCGTGGGCTAATCGGTTTCAAGGATGATCTTGAGATCATTGTGCACCGCAAGGTCAATGACCGCGAGGGTGTCGAGGCGATCATCAATCCGACTGGGAAGCTCAAGGCTCCTGAAATCGAATCCTACAAGCCGCATCCCAAGTTCTTGTCTTGGCATCGAGAGTTTCACGGGTTCGACGCGTAG
- a CDS encoding glutamate-5-semialdehyde dehydrogenase: MQETRSLDPMSESASHIAELGQRARIAARKLLTATTEQKNRALIEAASALRKATPALLEANAKDVASIEGEKPDSFIDRLRLTEDRVEGMAQALEQIAELPDPVGRTLASFERPNGLKIDRVAVPIGVIGMIYESRPNVGADASALCLKSGNAVILRGGSESRHSTREIVACMRAGLTAAGLPEDAVQAVGTTDRDAVAELLKADEYLDLVIPRGGRGLVELVRDQASVPTLLHLDGNCHSYVHEAADLDKAVTVIANAKMRRTGICGATESIVVDRAVAGEFIPKLADALTPDCEMRGDAEAVAADSRLVPATEEDWDTEYLDPIASVKVVDGLDEGIAWVDAHSSHHTDAIMTEDEDAARRFMTELDSAILMHNASTQFADGGEFGMGAEIGIATGKMHARGPVGLEQLTSFKYLVHGNGQARP; the protein is encoded by the coding sequence CTGCAGGAAACAAGGAGTCTTGATCCGATGAGCGAATCCGCTTCGCACATTGCCGAACTTGGACAGCGCGCCCGCATTGCCGCGCGCAAGCTGCTGACCGCGACGACCGAGCAGAAGAACCGCGCGCTGATCGAGGCGGCCTCGGCGCTGCGCAAGGCGACCCCCGCCCTGCTCGAGGCCAATGCCAAGGACGTCGCCAGCATCGAGGGCGAGAAACCCGACAGCTTCATCGACCGGCTGCGGCTGACTGAAGACCGCGTCGAAGGCATGGCGCAGGCGCTCGAACAGATTGCCGAACTGCCCGACCCGGTCGGCCGCACACTTGCAAGCTTCGAGCGCCCCAACGGCCTCAAGATCGACCGTGTCGCGGTACCGATCGGCGTTATCGGCATGATCTACGAATCGCGTCCCAATGTCGGGGCCGATGCGTCGGCCCTGTGTCTCAAATCCGGCAATGCAGTGATCCTGCGCGGTGGTTCGGAAAGCCGCCATTCGACCCGCGAGATCGTCGCCTGCATGCGCGCAGGGCTCACCGCTGCGGGCCTGCCCGAAGATGCGGTGCAGGCCGTCGGCACGACCGACCGCGATGCGGTGGCAGAACTGCTCAAGGCGGACGAATATCTCGACCTCGTGATCCCGCGCGGTGGCCGCGGGCTCGTCGAACTGGTGCGCGACCAGGCGAGCGTGCCGACGCTGCTGCACCTCGATGGCAACTGCCACAGCTACGTCCATGAAGCCGCCGATCTCGACAAGGCCGTCACGGTCATCGCCAATGCGAAGATGCGCCGCACCGGCATCTGCGGCGCGACCGAGAGCATCGTCGTCGATCGCGCGGTAGCCGGCGAATTCATCCCCAAGCTGGCCGATGCGCTGACGCCGGATTGCGAAATGCGCGGCGATGCGGAGGCCGTCGCAGCCGACAGCCGCCTCGTTCCCGCCACCGAGGAAGACTGGGACACCGAATATCTCGACCCCATCGCGTCGGTGAAAGTCGTCGACGGGCTCGACGAGGGGATCGCGTGGGTCGATGCGCATAGCTCGCACCACACCGATGCGATCATGACCGAGGACGAGGACGCCGCCCGCCGTTTCATGACCGAGCTCGACAGCGCGATCCTGATGCACAACGCCTCGACCCAGTTCGCCGATGGCGGCGAATTCGGCATGGGCGCGGAAATCGGCATCGCGACGGGCAAGATGCATGCTCGCGGGCCCGTCGGGCTGGAGCAGCTGACGAGCTTCAAATATCTCGTCCATGGCAACGGCCAGGCGCGCCCCTGA
- a CDS encoding lipoxygenase family protein — translation MAHQAPVKPTLPQNDDAGQQAARKAQIAASQAEYQWTDAVPALEGVPVVKTLPKAEDPTLEWWLKLVRIVLELAKNQVEVEADLIEQKLSSLDPALLAADRLVIGAIEKDVVGLELKLAINPLGKHSLVEEAKEAVELVSAEVAIADLKNHATKLQGIIEMRGATKEALGKQDRSLENYRGLFKSIACPEIAYTFQDDLEFANLRVAGPNSVLIEAVDAVPARCAVTAEQYAAVVPGDTLEAAVAQGRLFQCDFDDLKIIEPGEWEGVDKYLTCPVALFAVPPGASSLVPVAINCDPSDPASPVMTPSLSDEKQWGWEMAKLVVQVADGNYHELFAHLARTHLVIEAIAVATHRHLSDQHPVWALLVRHYEGTMFINEAAATSLITKGGPIDHIFAGTIASSQQAAVEARLTFDFTDGMLPNDLARRGVDANSALANYPYRDDGLLVWSAIESWVRDYLAVYYDADSDVTGDTELSAWAAAIAGHGQLKGFTAPQTIEDLVQICTMTIFTGSAQHASVNFPQKAIMEFAPAVTGALWQQAPDTQDGATKSEWIEMMPPQALALEQLKVLFLLGSLYYRPLGTYLSPNFPYPQWFRDERIVGEGGPLDRFQQSLEEVEAQIVQRNAERRRPYTFLLPSLIPSSTNI, via the coding sequence ATGGCCCATCAGGCACCAGTAAAACCGACGCTCCCGCAAAACGACGATGCCGGTCAGCAGGCGGCCCGCAAGGCGCAGATCGCAGCGAGCCAGGCGGAATACCAATGGACCGATGCGGTCCCCGCGCTCGAGGGTGTGCCGGTGGTCAAGACGCTGCCCAAGGCCGAGGACCCGACGCTGGAATGGTGGCTCAAGCTGGTGCGCATCGTGCTCGAGCTGGCGAAGAACCAGGTCGAGGTCGAAGCAGACCTGATCGAGCAGAAGCTTTCCTCGCTCGATCCCGCGCTCCTCGCAGCCGATCGCCTGGTGATCGGCGCGATCGAAAAGGATGTCGTCGGCCTCGAATTGAAGCTCGCCATCAATCCGCTGGGCAAGCACAGCCTGGTCGAGGAAGCGAAGGAAGCGGTCGAACTCGTCTCCGCCGAAGTCGCGATTGCCGATCTCAAGAACCATGCGACCAAGCTGCAGGGCATCATCGAGATGCGCGGCGCGACGAAGGAAGCGCTCGGCAAGCAGGATCGCTCGCTCGAGAACTATCGCGGGTTGTTCAAATCGATCGCCTGCCCGGAAATCGCCTACACCTTCCAGGACGACCTCGAATTCGCAAACCTGCGCGTTGCCGGGCCGAACAGTGTCCTGATCGAAGCGGTCGATGCCGTGCCCGCCAGGTGCGCCGTCACTGCCGAGCAATATGCGGCCGTCGTGCCGGGCGACACGCTGGAAGCCGCCGTCGCACAAGGCCGCCTGTTCCAGTGCGACTTCGACGACCTCAAGATCATCGAGCCGGGCGAATGGGAAGGTGTCGACAAATACCTGACCTGCCCGGTCGCGCTGTTCGCAGTGCCGCCGGGAGCCAGCTCGCTCGTCCCGGTGGCGATCAATTGCGACCCGTCCGATCCGGCCAGCCCGGTGATGACGCCTTCGCTCTCCGACGAGAAGCAGTGGGGCTGGGAGATGGCGAAACTCGTCGTGCAGGTCGCCGACGGCAATTACCATGAACTCTTCGCGCACCTCGCGCGCACGCATCTCGTGATCGAGGCGATTGCGGTCGCGACCCATCGCCACCTGTCCGACCAGCATCCCGTCTGGGCACTGCTGGTGCGCCACTACGAAGGCACCATGTTCATCAACGAGGCGGCTGCGACGAGCCTCATCACCAAGGGCGGCCCGATCGACCATATCTTTGCCGGGACCATCGCGAGCAGCCAGCAGGCGGCAGTCGAGGCGCGGCTGACCTTCGATTTCACCGACGGGATGCTGCCCAACGATCTCGCAAGGCGCGGTGTGGATGCCAACTCGGCGCTCGCCAATTACCCCTATCGCGACGACGGGCTGCTGGTGTGGAGCGCGATCGAAAGCTGGGTGCGCGATTATCTCGCGGTCTATTACGATGCGGACAGCGACGTGACCGGCGATACCGAACTATCCGCCTGGGCCGCGGCAATCGCTGGTCACGGCCAGCTGAAAGGCTTCACCGCGCCGCAGACGATCGAGGATCTGGTCCAGATCTGCACCATGACGATCTTCACCGGCAGCGCGCAGCACGCATCGGTCAACTTCCCGCAGAAGGCGATTATGGAATTTGCGCCTGCCGTGACCGGCGCCCTGTGGCAGCAGGCCCCCGATACGCAAGATGGCGCGACGAAATCCGAGTGGATCGAGATGATGCCGCCGCAGGCGCTCGCGCTCGAACAGCTCAAGGTGCTGTTCCTGCTCGGCTCGCTCTACTACCGGCCGCTTGGTACCTATCTCTCGCCGAATTTCCCCTATCCGCAGTGGTTCCGCGACGAGCGGATCGTCGGCGAGGGCGGGCCGCTCGACCGGTTCCAGCAGTCTCTTGAAGAGGTCGAAGCGCAGATCGTGCAGCGCAATGCAGAGCGTCGCCGCCCGTACACTTTCCTGCTGCCGAGCCTGATCCCGAGCAGCACCAATATCTAG
- the lepA gene encoding translation elongation factor 4, whose protein sequence is MTELSKIRNFSIIAHIDHGKSTLADRLIQHCGGLTEREMSEQVLDNMDIEKERGITIKAQTVRLNYTAKDGETYELNLMDTPGHVDFAYEVSRSLAACEGALLVVDAAQGVEAQTLANVYQSIEHDHEIVPVINKIDLPAAEPERVKEEIEDIIGLDASDAVLTSAKSGIGIEETLEALVKRIPPPKGDREAPLKASLVDSWYDPYLGVVILVRVIDGVIKKGLQVKFMQGGTQHLIDRVGCFTPKRVDLPEIGPGEIGFITAQIKEVEQARVGDTITTVKNGAPEPLKGYKEVQPVVFCGLFPVDAADFEKLRESIGKLRLNDASFSYEMESSAALGFGFRCGFLGLLHLEIIQERLSREYDLDLITTAPSVVYRVHLGHTKNEDAKVIDIHNPADWPDVNRIDMIEEPWIKAVIYTPDEYLGAILKLCQDRRGIQTDLTYVGGRAQVTYELPLNEVVFDFYDRLKSISRGYASFDYEQIGLREGDLVKMNILVNNEPVDALSLIVHRSVAEERGRGMCERLKDLIPRHLFKIPIQAAIGGKIIARETIAALRKDVTAKCYGGDITRKKKLLEKQKKGKARMREYGNVSIPQEAFIAALRMGEE, encoded by the coding sequence ATGACCGAACTGTCCAAGATCCGCAATTTCTCCATCATCGCCCATATCGACCATGGCAAGTCGACCCTGGCCGACCGCCTGATCCAGCATTGCGGCGGGCTGACCGAGCGCGAGATGTCCGAGCAAGTCCTTGATAACATGGACATCGAGAAGGAGCGCGGCATCACCATCAAGGCGCAGACCGTGCGCCTCAACTACACCGCAAAGGATGGCGAGACCTACGAGCTCAACCTCATGGACACGCCCGGCCACGTCGACTTCGCCTACGAGGTCTCCCGCTCCCTCGCCGCATGCGAAGGCGCGCTCCTCGTCGTGGACGCAGCGCAGGGCGTCGAGGCGCAGACCCTCGCCAACGTCTACCAGTCGATCGAGCACGACCACGAAATCGTCCCCGTCATCAACAAGATCGACCTGCCCGCCGCCGAGCCGGAGCGCGTGAAGGAAGAGATCGAGGACATCATCGGCCTCGACGCATCGGACGCCGTCCTCACCTCCGCCAAGTCCGGCATCGGCATCGAGGAAACGCTCGAGGCGCTCGTCAAGCGCATCCCGCCGCCCAAGGGCGACCGCGAGGCACCGCTCAAGGCCAGCCTCGTCGACAGCTGGTACGACCCCTACCTCGGCGTCGTCATCCTCGTGCGCGTGATCGACGGCGTCATCAAGAAGGGCCTCCAGGTCAAGTTCATGCAAGGGGGCACCCAGCACCTGATCGACCGCGTCGGCTGCTTCACCCCCAAGCGCGTCGACCTGCCGGAAATCGGCCCGGGCGAGATCGGCTTCATCACCGCGCAGATCAAGGAAGTCGAACAGGCCCGCGTCGGCGACACCATCACCACGGTCAAGAACGGCGCGCCCGAACCGCTCAAAGGCTACAAGGAAGTCCAGCCGGTCGTCTTCTGCGGCCTCTTCCCGGTCGACGCAGCCGATTTCGAGAAACTGCGCGAATCCATCGGCAAGCTGCGCCTCAACGACGCGAGCTTCTCCTACGAGATGGAAAGCTCCGCCGCGCTGGGCTTCGGCTTCCGCTGCGGCTTCCTCGGCCTCCTGCACCTGGAGATCATCCAGGAACGCCTCAGCCGCGAATACGACCTCGACCTCATCACCACCGCGCCGAGCGTGGTGTACCGCGTGCACCTCGGCCACACGAAGAACGAGGACGCCAAGGTCATCGACATTCACAACCCCGCCGACTGGCCGGACGTGAACCGCATCGACATGATCGAGGAGCCGTGGATCAAGGCGGTGATCTACACCCCCGACGAATATCTTGGCGCCATCCTCAAGCTGTGCCAGGACCGCCGCGGCATCCAGACCGACCTGACCTATGTCGGCGGCCGCGCGCAGGTGACCTACGAGCTGCCGCTGAACGAGGTGGTGTTCGACTTCTACGACCGCCTGAAGAGCATCAGCCGCGGCTATGCGAGCTTCGACTACGAGCAGATCGGCCTGCGCGAAGGCGACCTCGTGAAGATGAATATCCTCGTCAACAACGAGCCGGTCGACGCCCTGTCACTGATCGTCCACCGCTCCGTCGCCGAAGAGCGCGGCCGCGGCATGTGCGAGCGCCTGAAAGACCTCATCCCGCGCCACCTGTTCAAGATCCCGATCCAGGCCGCGATCGGCGGCAAGATCATCGCCCGCGAAACCATCGCTGCGCTCCGCAAGGACGTCACCGCCAAATGCTACGGCGGCGACATCACGCGCAAGAAAAAGCTGTTGGAGAAGCAGAAGAAGGGCAAGGCCCGGATGCGCGAGTATGGCAACGTGAGCATTCCGCAGGAGGCGTTTATTGCCGCGCTGCGGATGGGGGAGGAGTAG
- a CDS encoding diguanylate cyclase, whose protein sequence is MRQDFVVSAATQVQKQAFWLFVALLITTPFAVIITPPEAGWLVRWGLPGAMAAYCLFGMFKLSRDNAFAEKPWRAEKFVVEASVSSCVGALICTSWAVLSWLGAEGGERLHFPVILVMGALATAYCLASVRIGAITHLVIDITPIALLLMFSGSVLDFAVGLSLALAGLFQWNMINVHHRHVIELLMLKRHNQQLALTDPLTGLLNRRALLDFAEALGCDGTDSRLILIDIDRFKAINDSFGHDTGDEVLREIAAIVDKRSGNNISAARLGGEEFALLGTPEALPAATALALLTEIREAAMPHGGQVTVSLGIAEGPLDDERAWRRLYGRADEALYEAKRTGRNRYCHADDVRSDTPQRRAGDAQAGRAAA, encoded by the coding sequence GTGCGCCAGGACTTTGTCGTGTCCGCTGCGACGCAGGTGCAGAAGCAGGCCTTCTGGCTGTTCGTCGCCCTCCTCATCACCACGCCCTTTGCCGTGATCATCACGCCGCCCGAAGCGGGCTGGCTGGTGCGCTGGGGCCTGCCGGGCGCAATGGCGGCCTACTGCCTGTTCGGCATGTTCAAGCTGAGCCGCGACAACGCGTTCGCCGAAAAGCCGTGGCGGGCGGAGAAATTCGTGGTCGAGGCGTCGGTCTCCTCCTGCGTCGGCGCGCTAATCTGCACCAGCTGGGCGGTTCTCAGCTGGCTCGGCGCGGAAGGGGGCGAGCGGCTGCACTTCCCGGTCATCCTCGTGATGGGCGCGCTGGCGACTGCCTACTGCCTTGCGAGCGTGCGCATCGGGGCGATCACGCACCTCGTCATCGACATCACGCCGATCGCGCTACTGCTGATGTTCTCCGGCTCGGTGCTGGACTTCGCCGTCGGCCTCAGCCTTGCGCTGGCCGGGCTGTTCCAGTGGAACATGATCAACGTCCACCACCGCCACGTGATCGAGCTGCTCATGCTCAAGCGGCACAACCAGCAGCTTGCGCTGACCGATCCGCTGACCGGCCTGCTCAACCGCCGCGCGCTGCTCGACTTTGCCGAGGCGCTGGGCTGCGATGGCACGGATTCGCGCCTCATCCTGATCGATATCGACCGCTTCAAGGCGATCAACGACAGCTTCGGCCACGACACCGGCGACGAGGTGCTGCGCGAGATCGCGGCCATCGTCGACAAGCGCAGCGGCAACAACATCAGCGCCGCGCGGCTCGGGGGCGAGGAATTCGCGCTGCTCGGCACGCCCGAGGCGCTGCCAGCCGCGACCGCCCTCGCCCTGCTGACCGAGATCCGCGAGGCGGCAATGCCGCATGGCGGGCAAGTCACCGTCAGTCTCGGCATCGCGGAAGGGCCGCTCGACGACGAACGCGCCTGGCGCCGGCTCTACGGCCGCGCGGACGAGGCGCTCTACGAAGCCAAGCGCACGGGCCGCAATCGCTATTGCCATGCCGACGATGTGCGCTCCGACACGCCGCAGCGCCGCGCGGGCGATGCGCAAGCGGGCCGCGCCGCCGCCTGA
- a CDS encoding outer membrane protein assembly factor BamD — protein sequence MFSRVSPKSVLLAAGCASTLLLTACAGSGGGPRDTAYVARDVETLYASAKDRLDRGNAPLAAALFDEVERQHPYSPWARRAQLMSAFSYYVARDYNKTIQSAQRFLSIHPGNKDAPYAYYLIALSYYEQISDVTRDQKITEQALASLQEVNRRFPNSEYAADARLKLDLVNDHLAGKEMEIGRFYQRSGRWLAAQIRFQNVIDEYQTTSHAPEALYRLTESSLALGVPEEAKKYAAVLGANYPGSEWYEKAYELVQDHAAGVTVS from the coding sequence ATGTTCTCGCGCGTTTCGCCCAAGTCCGTGCTGCTCGCAGCCGGTTGCGCCTCGACCCTCCTGCTGACCGCCTGTGCCGGCAGCGGCGGTGGCCCTCGTGACACCGCCTACGTCGCCCGCGACGTGGAGACGCTCTACGCTTCGGCCAAGGACCGGCTCGATCGCGGCAACGCGCCGCTCGCCGCCGCGCTGTTCGACGAGGTCGAGCGCCAGCACCCCTATTCGCCCTGGGCCCGCCGCGCACAGCTGATGAGCGCATTCAGCTATTACGTCGCACGCGACTACAACAAGACGATCCAGAGCGCGCAGCGCTTCCTGTCGATCCACCCGGGCAACAAGGACGCGCCTTACGCCTATTACCTGATCGCGCTCAGCTACTACGAGCAGATCAGCGACGTGACGCGCGACCAGAAGATCACCGAACAGGCGCTCGCTTCGCTGCAGGAAGTGAACCGTCGCTTCCCGAACAGCGAATATGCCGCCGATGCGCGTCTCAAGCTCGACCTGGTGAACGACCACCTTGCAGGCAAGGAGATGGAGATCGGGCGTTTCTACCAGCGTTCGGGCCGCTGGCTCGCCGCGCAGATCCGTTTCCAGAACGTGATCGACGAATACCAGACCACCAGCCACGCGCCCGAAGCGCTCTATCGCCTGACCGAATCGAGCCTCGCGCTCGGCGTGCCGGAAGAAGCGAAGAAATATGCGGCCGTCCTCGGCGCGAACTACCCGGGCAGCGAGTGGTACGAGAAGGCATACGAGCTGGTGCAGGACCACGCGGCAGGCGTTACCGTCAGCTGA
- a CDS encoding CapA family protein, producing the protein MFRGPFRIRLFASLAAALALPGAASAHPAHELVGGEVAGEGELLVSGVLDGRRDRVDFSQVSVAINGVAAELSEDGHFVAHIPEDALVRLRVDGGDIFRAVQTFARPEIEHDDCACLQIPAIELVGRKKGRVELFFGGDTMAGRRYFAPKRDERVLIRPESAASDLDRLLAPMRPYIEGADVASVNLETVLADNAPGAPAPKRIVFHSTPELAPALKRAGVDFVALGNNHINDYSDAGVLATRQAVEAGGLLHAGAGLEEEEAEVAAQIDLPRNRLSMLSFVGWEGSWTPNQVATEAKGGAAFGTKGQIRRSVSAERGDGRVPIVQYHGGGEYWDRPGTTTTGRLRAAIEHGAPVAVGHHPHVAQGLEVYRGGLIAWSIGNFMFDQDFHETQSGFALKVWLDKGKFHRAEVVPLAVVDYRPVPAVGRARETALRRILSLSAERGTRFDMSGGHAVIRAKQEDRDDLCVRNTSTLLRDLAPLCAGMASARFGVEHLSRGDFESAVMGEARDRFWGASGAGLEFADEQGNRRMVLRPEVAGKPFATYPMPYLRSGEGGSFTARLLVRIPQDARIELLVKPRPEKGDAPSARWRGQSVGSIELTGGADWQQVEFHFDQPRSASGDPREFRPALRIHPAAGAGIEPVAIDDFSLVEWHDGVEPGSKADWRFSAIRRNSSLAESSYGER; encoded by the coding sequence ATGTTCCGGGGGCCTTTCCGTATCCGTCTCTTCGCATCCCTTGCAGCCGCGCTGGCGCTGCCGGGGGCCGCAAGCGCGCATCCGGCGCATGAGCTGGTCGGCGGCGAGGTGGCGGGCGAAGGCGAGCTCCTCGTCAGCGGTGTGCTCGACGGCAGGCGCGACCGGGTCGATTTTTCGCAGGTCTCGGTCGCGATCAACGGCGTAGCGGCCGAGCTGTCCGAAGACGGACATTTCGTCGCGCACATCCCCGAAGACGCGCTGGTCCGGCTTAGGGTCGACGGGGGCGATATCTTCCGCGCGGTCCAGACCTTCGCGCGGCCCGAGATCGAGCATGACGACTGCGCCTGCCTGCAAATCCCGGCGATCGAACTGGTCGGCCGCAAGAAGGGACGGGTCGAGCTGTTCTTCGGCGGCGATACCATGGCCGGACGCCGCTATTTCGCGCCCAAGCGCGACGAGCGTGTGCTGATCAGGCCGGAGAGCGCGGCGAGCGATCTCGACCGGCTGCTCGCCCCGATGCGGCCCTATATCGAGGGCGCCGATGTCGCTTCAGTCAATCTCGAGACGGTCTTGGCCGATAATGCGCCGGGCGCGCCGGCGCCGAAGCGGATCGTGTTTCATTCGACGCCCGAACTCGCGCCGGCCCTGAAGCGCGCAGGGGTCGATTTCGTCGCGCTCGGCAACAACCACATCAACGACTATTCCGACGCCGGCGTCCTCGCGACGCGGCAGGCGGTCGAGGCGGGCGGGCTGCTCCATGCAGGCGCCGGGCTCGAGGAGGAGGAAGCCGAAGTGGCCGCGCAGATCGACTTGCCGCGCAACAGGCTCTCCATGCTGTCCTTCGTCGGATGGGAGGGGAGCTGGACCCCGAACCAGGTCGCGACCGAGGCGAAGGGCGGGGCGGCATTCGGCACCAAGGGCCAGATCCGCCGCAGCGTCAGCGCGGAGCGCGGCGATGGTCGCGTGCCGATCGTCCAGTATCACGGCGGCGGCGAGTACTGGGACCGCCCCGGCACGACCACCACCGGCCGCCTGCGCGCCGCCATCGAACATGGCGCGCCGGTTGCCGTCGGTCACCACCCGCATGTCGCACAAGGCCTCGAAGTCTATCGCGGCGGGCTGATCGCATGGTCGATCGGCAATTTCATGTTCGACCAGGACTTTCACGAGACCCAGTCGGGCTTCGCGCTCAAGGTCTGGCTCGACAAGGGGAAGTTCCACCGGGCCGAAGTCGTGCCGCTTGCCGTGGTCGACTACCGACCGGTCCCGGCCGTCGGGCGCGCCCGCGAAACGGCGCTGCGACGCATCCTCTCGCTTTCGGCAGAACGCGGCACGCGCTTCGACATGAGCGGCGGCCACGCCGTGATCCGCGCGAAGCAGGAGGACCGCGACGACCTGTGCGTCCGCAATACCTCGACACTGCTGCGCGATCTCGCGCCGCTTTGTGCTGGCATGGCGAGTGCGCGCTTCGGCGTCGAACACCTCTCGCGCGGCGATTTCGAGAGCGCGGTCATGGGCGAGGCGCGCGACCGGTTCTGGGGTGCGAGCGGCGCGGGTCTCGAATTCGCGGACGAGCAAGGCAATCGCCGGATGGTCCTGCGTCCGGAAGTCGCCGGGAAGCCGTTTGCGACATATCCGATGCCTTATCTGCGGAGCGGCGAGGGCGGCAGCTTCACCGCGCGCCTTTTGGTCCGCATCCCGCAGGATGCGCGCATCGAACTGCTCGTGAAACCGCGCCCGGAGAAGGGCGATGCACCCAGCGCTCGTTGGCGAGGGCAGAGCGTCGGCTCGATCGAACTAACAGGCGGCGCAGATTGGCAGCAGGTCGAGTTCCACTTCGACCAGCCACGCAGCGCCTCGGGTGACCCGCGCGAATTCCGTCCAGCCTTGCGCATCCATCCCGCAGCGGGCGCAGGGATAGAACCTGTCGCGATCGACGACTTCTCCCTCGTCGAATGGCACGACGGTGTAGAACCCGGATCGAAGGCCGACTGGCGCTTCTCCGCCATCCGCCGCAATTCCTCTCTTGCGGAAAGCTCATACGGGGAACGGTGA